A DNA window from Longimicrobium sp. contains the following coding sequences:
- a CDS encoding type II toxin-antitoxin system HicA family toxin: protein MARRDKTLAAMEGNPNGWRYDEVASVLRAFGFEERKGATSHRQWKHPKADAVTLVAGSGKVASYQVRQAAEAIRQSMEDEE from the coding sequence ATGGCACGCAGGGACAAGACGCTCGCCGCGATGGAAGGCAACCCGAACGGGTGGCGTTACGACGAGGTGGCTTCCGTCCTGCGTGCGTTCGGGTTCGAGGAGCGGAAGGGCGCGACGAGCCACCGCCAGTGGAAGCACCCAAAGGCGGACGCGGTGACACTGGTAGCCGGTTCGGGGAAGGTTGCGTCCTATCAGGTGAGACAGGCCGCTGAGGCGATCCGCCAATCCATGGAGGACGAAGAATGA
- a CDS encoding metalloregulator ArsR/SmtB family transcription factor produces MTTATRNPAQVARWFHALSDETRVQIVEMLVGGERCVCDLQEALDAAQSRLSFHLKVLKDAGLISGRREGRWNHYSLNPGVLEAMGEYLAEAASAQHGGACQGGCCR; encoded by the coding sequence ATGACTACGGCGACCCGCAACCCAGCCCAGGTGGCGCGCTGGTTCCATGCGCTCTCGGACGAGACCCGTGTCCAGATCGTCGAGATGCTGGTGGGCGGAGAGCGGTGCGTGTGCGACCTGCAGGAGGCGCTCGACGCGGCACAGTCGCGGCTCTCCTTCCACCTCAAGGTGCTCAAGGACGCCGGGCTCATCTCCGGCAGGCGCGAGGGGCGGTGGAACCACTACTCGCTCAACCCCGGCGTGCTCGAGGCGATGGGCGAGTACCTGGCGGAGGCGGCATCCGCGCAGCACGGCGGCGCGTGCCAGGGTGGGTGCTGCCGGTGA